The Xanthomonas sontii genomic sequence ATAGCCGCGTGCTCAAGGCCATGCCCAAGCGCAAGACGCAGAGCACCTGGGTGCCATGGACCTATCGCCACCTGAGCATGGACAGCGGCTACGGCGCCGGCGTGGAAGCGCCGGGCTGGTACGACCACCTGTGGCGCAGCAATGGCGTCCACGACCAACGCGCTGTCGGCTGGTATGCGCGGGTGGGGCGCCTGTTGCGCGACCACGGACTCGACTGCTCGTCGGCGCATCTGATTGAGGCCACACGCCTGGCCGACACCCTGGCCGCCTTGCGTGGTCATCCGGCCCCGGGCCTCGACGACATCGCCGAGGCCAGCCGCGCGGTCATCTGCAACGGCGACGACGCGCCCATGCGGCTCATCCGCGAGCGCCTGATGGTCGGCGACGCCCTGGGTCAGGTACCCGACAGCGTGCCGGCGGTGCCGCTGCAGCGCGACCTGGAGGCGCAGCAGAAGCGCCTGCGCCTGAAACCCGAAGCGCTGGAAAAAACCCTGGATCTGGATCTGCGCAAGGACACCGACCTGGCACGCAGCCATCTGCTGCATCGGCTGCGCCTGATCGGCATCGAATGGGGCCGGCTGGCGCGCACCGGGCAGTCCGCACGCGGCACCTTCCACGAAATCTGGCAACTGGCCTGGCAGCCGCAGTTCCTGGTGGACCTGGTGCAAGCCAGCCGCCACGGGCAGACCCTGGCCGATGCCGCGTCCAGCATGGCCACCGCACAGGCACGCAAGGCCGAGGCGCTGCCGGCCTTGTCCGCGTTGGTGGACCAAGTGCTGCTGGCCGATCTGCCGCAGGCGGTCAGCGCGATCGCCGCCGAGCTCGAGGCCCGCGCCGCCACCGATGCCGACCCGCTGGCGCTGCTCGGCGCACTGCCGCCACTGGCCAACGTGTACCGCTACGGCAATGTCCGCCAGACCGAGGGCCACCAGGTCGCGCACCTGTTCGACAGCATGCTGGCGCGCGCGGTCATCGGCCTGACCCTGGCGCTGTCCAGCCTCGACGAGGCCCGCGCCGAGCAGGCGCGCAGCATCGTCCTGGACGCCGATCGCGCCATCGGCCTGCGCGGCGATGCGGACGGCAGCGCCAACTGGCAACAGGCGTTGCAACGCGTGGCGCTGTCGCCGGCATGCAACGCGTTGCTGCAGGGCGTTGCGCTGCGGCTGCTGTTCGACACCCAGGCGGTGCAGGGCACCACCGTGTACCTGCAACTGCAGCAGCACCTGTCGCCGGGTGCCGAACCGCTGCAGGCCGCGCAATGGCTGGACGGCTTCCTCAACCGCAACGCCACCGTGCTGCTGCACGACGATGCCGTGTGGCAGATGATCGACGCCTGGGTCGTGGCGCTGGACGAGGCGCAACTGGTGCGCGTGCTGCCGCTGGTGCGGCGCACCTTCGCCGCCTTCCAGCCCGCCGACCGCCGCGACCTGGGAACGCGCGTGCGCCAGGCGCCGGTGGAGAAAACCGAGGCCGCTGTCGTCCCCGATTGGAACCTGGCCCGCGCCGAGCGCGCGGTGCCGACGCTGCGCGAACTGCTGGGATTGCCCGCATGACCGACATGCCATCCACACCCGACACGCCCACCTCGCGCGCGCAGCGCTGGCGCCTGATCCTGGGGCAGGAGGCCGAATCCAGTTGCGGCGCCTTGCACAAGCCGCTGCAGGGCATCGACCAGGCGCTGGCCGCGCTGTACGAGCCCGACGGCCCAGGCGGCCTGGGGCGCCGCGGCGGGCGAGGGGCCTCCTCGCCCAATGTGGCCCGCTGGCTGGGCGACATCCGCCGCTACTTCCCCTCGTCGGTGGTGCAGGTGATGCAGCGCGACGCCCTGCAGCGCCTGGATCTGACCCAGATGCTGCTGGAAAAGGAAATGCTCGAGCAGGTGCAGCCCGACGTGCACCTGGTCGCCAACCTGATCGGCCTGAGCCAGGTGATTCCGGCGCAGACCAAGGACACCGCGCGCATGGTCGTGCGCCAGGTGGTGGAGAGCCTGCTGCGCCAGCTCGAGGAACCGATGCGCTCGGCGGTGACCGGCGCCCTGGACCGCGCTCGCCGCAACCGCCGCCCGCGGCTGGCCGAGATCGACTGGCACCGCACCATCCGCAGCAACCTGCGGCACTGGCAACCCGACCTGCGCACCGTGGTACCGCAGGACCTGGTCGGCTAC encodes the following:
- a CDS encoding DUF5682 family protein, translated to MSEAISLFGIRHHGPGCTRSLVAALTALQPDCVLIEGPAGNEALLPHVLEEGMQPPVALLSYCVDDPQLAVFHPYAAYSPEWQAMHWALRNGVAVRFMDVPPALTLEWQAQARAERMAAPADQMPEPADTPPPAQDDADAAGDERAEVRPSDPLDWLARAAGHADGEAWWNHMVEERGDGQGLFDAIAEAMAAVREHTPEPPGLRGEHEAVREAHMRSALRSASKAFARVAVVCGAWHVPALQPAALRANSATADSRVLKAMPKRKTQSTWVPWTYRHLSMDSGYGAGVEAPGWYDHLWRSNGVHDQRAVGWYARVGRLLRDHGLDCSSAHLIEATRLADTLAALRGHPAPGLDDIAEASRAVICNGDDAPMRLIRERLMVGDALGQVPDSVPAVPLQRDLEAQQKRLRLKPEALEKTLDLDLRKDTDLARSHLLHRLRLIGIEWGRLARTGQSARGTFHEIWQLAWQPQFLVDLVQASRHGQTLADAASSMATAQARKAEALPALSALVDQVLLADLPQAVSAIAAELEARAATDADPLALLGALPPLANVYRYGNVRQTEGHQVAHLFDSMLARAVIGLTLALSSLDEARAEQARSIVLDADRAIGLRGDADGSANWQQALQRVALSPACNALLQGVALRLLFDTQAVQGTTVYLQLQQHLSPGAEPLQAAQWLDGFLNRNATVLLHDDAVWQMIDAWVVALDEAQLVRVLPLVRRTFAAFQPADRRDLGTRVRQAPVEKTEAAVVPDWNLARAERAVPTLRELLGLPA
- a CDS encoding VWA domain-containing protein; its protein translation is MTDMPSTPDTPTSRAQRWRLILGQEAESSCGALHKPLQGIDQALAALYEPDGPGGLGRRGGRGASSPNVARWLGDIRRYFPSSVVQVMQRDALQRLDLTQMLLEKEMLEQVQPDVHLVANLIGLSQVIPAQTKDTARMVVRQVVESLLRQLEEPMRSAVTGALDRARRNRRPRLAEIDWHRTIRSNLRHWQPDLRTVVPQDLVGYGRKARKPQREVLLCIDQSGSMAASVVYSSIFGAVMASLPAVSTRLVVFDTEVVDMSEQLDDPVDLLFGVQLGGGTDIHRAVSYCQSIIREPHNAILVLISDLYEGGVEERLLARARELVESGVQFIVLLALSDEGTPSYDRALAAKLAALGVPSFACTPDAFPGLMAAAIRRDDIQQWAGAQGLVTVR